In Corvus moneduloides isolate bCorMon1 chromosome 12, bCorMon1.pri, whole genome shotgun sequence, the following proteins share a genomic window:
- the CMTR2 gene encoding cap-specific mRNA (nucleoside-2'-O-)-methyltransferase 2 has translation MDKCKQPYVDQKTNLEKFSPEILSEIEKLFAKKFTYAKPVNDEWKLPDPSNAFTCDHMEFHSLLALKDSMNEVKNQLSDKNLEDWHQHTSFTNKAGKIISHVKKSVSAELCTQAWCKFHEILCSFSLLPKEALQDGELNSVHLCEAPGAFIASLNHYLKSHHVPCHWNWVANTLNPYHEANDTLMMIMDDRLIANTLPWWYFGPDNTGDVMTLRHLTGLQNFVSSMTTVHLVTADGSFDCQGNPGEQEALVSPLHYCETVTALMILGTGGSFVLKMFTLFEHCSINLLFLLNCSFEEVHVFKPATSKAGNSEAYVVCLRYMGRESLHLLLPKMTQNFGTEIVNKALFPQHALPESFLKTHEECCTFFHKCQVETISENIRLFERMEEAEQMKLNKLRDCAVEFFVQRFHVKPIGRNNWLVKKSQAGCSMNAKWFGQRNKYFSTYNERKMMETLTWNDKVAKGYFSHCTEEHSLNNAGNMCILEGSLSNLECSFWYILEGKRLPRVKCSPFCDVQVLENLSEAMKELGRGRLKSRSMLQPCHSCEVLTGELILAKVSDLSRCHQEVLNESCSDQFKCLVVGFPSLCDTESQPSMEIKPMDSATLLTFSFSLLYDGEPKYQQQLLECVLHSLAQLAVGDALVLPVLSCLTRFTAGLVFILHCCFRSITFACPTSREPLRSGAALLCVGYRGLPAPVVEYLQHLHTLLSSLLDTDSPQQVLQFVPMEILLQGKLLEFLWDLNTAIAKRQLHLIVQAQQQQMTSDIPLQNNSKTE, from the coding sequence ATGGATAAATGTAAGCAGCCTTATGTTGACCAGAAGACCAACCTTGAAAAGTTTAGTCCTgaaattctttctgaaattgAGAAGCTCTTTGCGAAGAAGTTTACTTATGCTAAGCCAGTGAATGATGAATGGAAACTGCCAGATCCCAGCAATGCTTTTACATGTGATCACATGGAATTTCACTCACTCCTGGCTCTGAAGGACTCAATGAATGAAGTGAAGAACCAACTGAGTGATAAGAACCTGGAGGACTGGCATCAGCACACCTCGTTTACCAATAAAGCAGGGAAAATAATATCTCATGTGAAGAAATCTGTGAGTGCTGAGCTCTGTACCCAAGCGTGGTGCAAATTTCATGAGATCCTGTGcagtttttctcttctccccaaAGAAGCTCTTCAGGACGGAGAACTGAATTCTGTCCACCTCTGTGAAGCACCTGGAGCTTTTATAGCCAGCCTTAACCACTACTTGAAGTCCCATCATGTCCCTTGCCATTGGAATTGGGTAGCTAATACTCTAAACCCGTATCATGAAGCCAATGACACCCTTATGATGATCATGGATGACCGTCTGATAGCAAATACGTTACCGTGGTGGTACTTTGGCCCAGATAACACTGGGGATGTGATGACATTAAGACATCTAACAGGACTTCAGAACTTTGTGAGCAGTATGACCACAGTCCACTTGGTAACTGCTGATGGCAGCTTTGATTGCCAGGGAAACCCAGGTGAGCAGGAAGCTCTCGTCTCACCCCTTCACTACTGTGAAACAGTCACTGCTTTAATGATCCTGGGCACTGGAGGATCCTTTGTTTTGAAGATGTTCACTCTGTTTGAACACTGTTCTATCAATCTGCTCTTTCTGCTAAACTGCTCTTTTGAGGAGGTCCATGTCTTTAAACCAGCCACCAGCAAAGCTGGAAACTCAGAGGCCTACGTGGTTTGTCTTCGCTATATGGGCAGAGAAAGCCTTCATCTGCTTCTTCCTAAAATGACACAGAACTTTGGAACAGAAATAGTCAACAAAGCCCTTTTCCCCCAGCATGCACTACCAGAATCATTCCTTAAAACACATGAAGAGTGTTGCACGTTCTTCCACAAGTGCCAGGTAGAGACCATCTCTGAGAACATCCGTCTCTTTGAGCGCATGGAAGAAGCAGAGCAGATGAAACTGAACAAGTTAAGAGACTGTGCGGTAGAGTTCTTCGTGCAAAGGTTTCACGTGAAACCCATTGGCAGAAATAACTGGCTTGTCAAGAAATCCCAGGCTGGTTGCAGCATGAATGCAAAGTGGTTTGGGCAAAGAAACAAGTATTTTAGTACAtacaatgaaaggaaaatgatggaAACCCTGACGTGGAATGATAAAGTGGCAAAGGGCTATTTTAGTCACTGCACTGAGGAACATAGTTTAAATAATGCTGGGAACATGTGCATCCTAGAAGGATCACTTTCTAACCTTGAATGTAGCTTTTGGTacattttggaaggaaaaagattGCCAAGGGTAAAGTGTTCTCCATTTTGTGATGTTCAGGTCTTGGAAAATCTTAGTGAAGCAATGAAGGAGTTGGGTCGGGGGAGACTGAAAAGCAGATCGATGCTGCAGCCTTGTCACTCTTGTGAAGTTCTTACTGGGGAACTCATACTGGCAAAAGTGTCTGATCTTTCCAGGTGCCATCAGGAAGTTCTAAATGAAAGTTGTAGTGACCAATTCAAGTGCCTTGTCGTGGGCTTTCCGTCCCTCTGTGACACAGAAAGCCAGCCCAGCATGGAAATAAAGCCCATGGACTCAGCCACGCTGCTGActttcagcttctctttgcTTTATGATGGAGAACCCAAGtaccagcagcagcttttggagTGTGTTCTGCATTCGTTGGCCCAGCTGGCAGTGGGAGATGCATTGGTTTTGCCTGTTCTCTCCTGCCTGACACGCTTCACAGCTGGCCTGGTCTTCATCCTGCACTGCTGTTTCAGGAGCATCACATTTGCATGTCCAACCTCCCGGGAGCCCCTGAGGAGCGGCGCTGCTTTGCTGTGCGTTGGCTACCGAGGCCTCCCCGCGCCGGTTGTGGAGTACCTGCAGCATCTGCATACACTGCTGAGCTCCTTGCTGGACACAGACTCTCCCCAGCAGGTTCTGCAGTTCGTGCCCATGGAGATTCTCCTCCAGGGCAAGCTGTTGGAGTTTCTGTGGGATTTAAACACAGCCATTGCAAAGAGACAGCTCCACCTGATTGTgcaagctcagcagcagcaaatgacTAGTGACATTCCACttcaaaataattctaaaaCTGAGTGA